One window from the genome of Syntrophales bacterium encodes:
- a CDS encoding NAD(P)/FAD-dependent oxidoreductase, with product MADYDVIVIGAGCGGLSAGALLAKQGRRVLVVEQSGMIGGCCSTFEKDGFRFDLGASLIEDAEVINWCFERLGTSLPKEVDLVSCDPVYDVILKDGTRLKYPISSEESAKNIGAVAPGAVKGWHSYAEYMQGFLDAALKGFFLAPANTNADLVRLFRKTPQLLRYGPMFASSYQGVIEKYFKDPRIRESIAFQSFYGGLPPNTCPGYIAMVPWSEHAGIYYSKGGMIGIPRALERCGGKYGMTVRLKTRVNSVIVRNRRALGVVLADGTEITSDLVVSDINAKLLYLEMIGEEQLPWLARVGIKSYEYSMATPMLYLGVNYTPPLEGHHTLITRPMEELNDYWWNVYKKGRFGNEHFGIVSWTSHSDPGLAPEGHHVLVLTLQPGPYRLRGTGWDDCKSALTEEIIRYMSDRYIPGLADHIKVAELSTPLDFERRLLSPEGAIYALRQDLTSGVAFRPAAKSKSIKGLYLVGASTHPGGGVPTTIASGMIAADLIQQYE from the coding sequence ATGGCGGATTACGATGTCATCGTCATCGGCGCCGGGTGCGGCGGCCTGAGTGCGGGGGCGCTCCTTGCCAAGCAGGGCCGCAGGGTGCTCGTGGTCGAACAGAGCGGCATGATCGGGGGCTGCTGTTCGACCTTTGAAAAGGACGGCTTCCGGTTCGATCTGGGGGCATCCCTGATCGAAGACGCCGAGGTGATCAACTGGTGCTTCGAGCGCCTCGGCACGTCCCTGCCGAAGGAAGTGGACCTGGTGTCCTGCGATCCCGTTTACGACGTGATCCTCAAGGACGGCACCCGTCTCAAATACCCCATCTCCAGCGAGGAATCGGCGAAGAACATCGGCGCCGTCGCGCCCGGCGCCGTCAAGGGCTGGCATTCCTACGCCGAATACATGCAGGGATTCCTCGACGCCGCCCTGAAGGGATTCTTCCTGGCGCCGGCGAACACCAATGCCGACCTGGTCCGGCTGTTCCGAAAGACCCCGCAGCTCCTGCGCTACGGCCCCATGTTTGCGAGCAGCTACCAGGGGGTGATCGAGAAGTACTTCAAGGACCCGCGCATCCGGGAGTCCATCGCGTTCCAGAGCTTCTACGGCGGCCTGCCGCCCAACACCTGTCCGGGCTATATCGCCATGGTCCCATGGTCGGAGCATGCGGGGATCTACTACAGCAAAGGGGGGATGATCGGTATCCCCCGCGCCCTCGAGCGCTGCGGCGGGAAATACGGCATGACCGTCCGCCTGAAGACACGCGTGAACAGCGTGATCGTCCGGAACCGGCGCGCCCTGGGCGTGGTCCTGGCCGACGGCACCGAGATCACCTCCGACCTGGTGGTCTCGGACATCAACGCCAAGCTGCTCTACCTGGAGATGATCGGGGAGGAGCAACTGCCCTGGCTGGCACGCGTGGGGATCAAGAGTTACGAGTACTCCATGGCCACGCCCATGCTGTATCTCGGCGTGAATTACACCCCGCCGCTGGAAGGGCATCACACCCTGATCACCCGGCCGATGGAGGAGCTGAACGACTACTGGTGGAACGTCTACAAGAAGGGCCGCTTCGGAAACGAGCATTTCGGCATCGTCAGCTGGACCTCGCATTCCGATCCGGGACTGGCCCCGGAGGGCCACCACGTTCTCGTCCTGACCCTCCAGCCCGGTCCCTACCGGCTCCGGGGAACCGGCTGGGACGACTGCAAGTCCGCCCTGACCGAGGAGATCATCCGGTACATGTCGGACCGCTACATCCCCGGCCTGGCCGACCACATCAAGGTGGCCGAGCTTTCCACCCCCCTCGACTTCGAGCGGCGGCTGCTGTCTCCCGAGGGGGCCATCTACGCCCTGCGGCAGGATCTCACCAGCGGTGTCGCCTTCCGGCCCGCGGCGAAATCCAAGAGCATCAAGGGCCTGTACCTGGTCGGCGCCTCCACGCACCCCGGAGGCGGCGTACCGACGACCATCGCCTCGGGGATGATCGCGGCCGATCTGATCCAACAATACGAATAG